The Solibacillus sp. FSL W7-1464 genome contains a region encoding:
- a CDS encoding zinc-ribbon domain-containing protein, with product MKTVTEEKSIAKLFPELLVEWDFSKNATIISPTEVSKGCNLKVWWICPENHSYEKNNGA from the coding sequence ATGAAAACAGTTACTGAGGAGAAATCTATTGCTAAGTTATTTCCAGAACTTCTTGTTGAATGGGATTTTTCTAAAAATGCAACTATTATCTCTCCAACTGAAGTTTCTAAAGGTTGTAATTTAAAGGTATGGTGGATTTGTCCAGAAAATCATTCTTATGAAAAAAACAATGGAGCTTAG
- the tnpC gene encoding IS66 family transposase, translating to MVKIELTPTLTIEELAKKNAALEKQNEALLAKLNWWEAQFRLSQQKKYGASSEKTNQDQLTLTLFNEMEMTSDNTVEEPTLETVTYKRKKRSGQIEAMLENLPVETIHYRLSEEEQVCLCCGEKTHEMSTQIRRELKIIPAQVEVVEHVQHIYSCRHCEKEGTETPIVTAKMPAPMYPGSLASPSAMAYLMSQKYCEGLPLYRQEKQLERMGISLSRQTMANWMMYGANTWLIHLYHHLHKKLLQEDIAHADETSLQVLNEPGRAATSKSFMWMYRTGREVAPIVLYDYQTTRSGKHPKAFLQGFSGYLHVDGYAGYHDLKNVELVGCWAHARRKYDEALKSLPANLQNTEQPCAAKIGLQFCNRLFAIDKKINKMDDCTPERRYDERLKQSKPVLDDFLVWLKTEKARVAPKTKLGEAITYCLNQWQKLVVFLKDGRLELDNNRGERSIKPFVIGRKAWLFASSPKGAKASAVIYSIVETAKENQLDPLKYLTYVLEQLPLIERTDDAALDALMPWSDKIPTNCHVPKRTI from the coding sequence ATGGTAAAAATCGAACTTACTCCAACACTTACAATTGAAGAACTCGCAAAAAAGAATGCGGCGTTGGAAAAACAAAATGAAGCCCTACTGGCTAAACTCAACTGGTGGGAAGCACAGTTCCGCCTGAGCCAACAAAAGAAGTATGGTGCTTCAAGTGAAAAAACCAACCAAGATCAACTTACGCTGACGCTATTCAATGAAATGGAAATGACGTCAGATAACACGGTCGAAGAACCGACGCTTGAAACGGTTACCTATAAACGTAAAAAGCGTTCGGGTCAAATCGAAGCGATGTTAGAAAACTTGCCTGTCGAAACGATTCACTATCGTTTAAGCGAAGAAGAGCAGGTTTGTTTGTGTTGCGGTGAAAAGACACACGAAATGAGTACACAAATCCGTCGTGAATTGAAAATCATTCCGGCACAAGTCGAAGTGGTCGAACATGTTCAACACATTTACAGCTGCCGTCATTGTGAAAAAGAAGGAACAGAAACACCTATCGTCACAGCGAAAATGCCAGCGCCTATGTATCCAGGTAGCTTAGCTTCGCCATCAGCGATGGCTTATTTGATGAGCCAAAAATATTGTGAAGGTCTTCCGCTTTATCGACAAGAAAAACAATTAGAGCGAATGGGCATTTCACTCTCACGTCAAACGATGGCGAACTGGATGATGTATGGGGCGAACACATGGCTTATCCATTTATATCATCATCTTCATAAAAAACTACTACAAGAGGATATTGCCCATGCGGATGAGACCAGTTTACAAGTATTAAATGAACCTGGTCGCGCTGCGACAAGCAAATCGTTTATGTGGATGTATCGAACAGGTCGAGAAGTAGCGCCCATCGTGCTTTATGACTATCAAACTACACGCTCGGGTAAACATCCCAAAGCATTTTTACAAGGTTTTTCAGGTTATCTCCATGTCGATGGATATGCAGGTTATCACGACTTGAAAAATGTCGAGTTGGTCGGGTGCTGGGCGCACGCGCGTCGAAAATATGATGAAGCACTGAAATCCTTACCAGCAAATCTACAAAATACAGAGCAGCCATGTGCCGCAAAAATAGGCCTTCAATTCTGTAATCGTTTATTTGCGATCGACAAAAAGATTAATAAAATGGACGACTGTACACCTGAACGTCGCTACGATGAACGTCTGAAGCAGAGTAAACCTGTATTAGATGATTTTTTAGTATGGCTAAAAACAGAAAAAGCCCGTGTCGCACCAAAAACAAAATTAGGTGAAGCCATTACATACTGTTTAAATCAGTGGCAAAAACTCGTGGTATTTTTAAAGGATGGTCGTCTAGAGTTAGATAATAATCGAGGCGAACGTTCGATTAAACCGTTCGTTATCGGTCGCAAGGCGTGGTTATTTGCGAGTTCTCCAAAAGGCGCAAAGGCTAGTGCTGTCATTTACAGTATTGTAGAAACAGCCAAAGAGAACCAACTCGATCCGCTGAAATATTTAACGTATGTCTTGGAACAGCTGCCGTTAATTGAACGAACAGACGACGCAGCGTTAGATGCGTTGATGCCTTGGTCAGATAAAATTCCGACCAACTGCCACGTACCAAAACGAACTATATAG
- the tnpB gene encoding IS66 family insertion sequence element accessory protein TnpB (TnpB, as the term is used for proteins encoded by IS66 family insertion elements, is considered an accessory protein, since TnpC, encoded by a neighboring gene, is a DDE family transposase.) — protein MFTNLRMDQVFIACGPTDLRKSVDGLAAIVQESFQLDPFSSHLFVFCNRKKDKLKILHWDHNGFWLFYRRLEDGLFDWPDEATTPLKISGRQFKWLLEGLPMNQKSSHMKISAKVVI, from the coding sequence ATGTTCACTAATTTAAGAATGGATCAAGTGTTCATTGCGTGTGGACCAACAGATTTACGGAAATCCGTGGATGGTCTCGCTGCAATTGTACAAGAAAGCTTTCAGCTTGATCCCTTTTCATCGCATCTCTTTGTATTCTGTAACCGAAAAAAGGATAAATTAAAAATCCTTCACTGGGACCATAATGGATTTTGGCTCTTTTATCGTCGTTTAGAAGATGGCCTGTTTGACTGGCCCGATGAAGCGACTACGCCATTGAAAATTTCAGGCAGGCAATTTAAATGGTTACTCGAAGGGTTACCTATGAATCAAAAATCCTCACATATGAAGATTTCTGCTAAAGTTGTCATTTGA
- the tnpA gene encoding IS66 family insertion sequence element accessory protein TnpA: MKRSERQLMWQSRIQAFHTSGEASVAAWCAKENVPVQSMYQWLRKSRTQTKIQPAQWLPVVVQEPVLPETIPITIKLNGITIDCPPDFDEATLTKVLQVVQHHVH, encoded by the coding sequence ATGAAACGATCAGAACGTCAGCTGATGTGGCAATCTCGTATTCAAGCTTTCCACACGAGTGGTGAAGCAAGCGTTGCTGCTTGGTGCGCAAAAGAAAATGTACCTGTTCAAAGTATGTATCAGTGGCTGCGTAAATCACGGACGCAGACAAAAATTCAACCTGCTCAGTGGTTACCTGTTGTTGTACAAGAGCCTGTTCTACCTGAAACGATTCCCATTACGATTAAATTAAATGGCATCACCATTGACTGTCCACCCGATTTTGATGAAGCGACTTTAACGAAAGTCCTTCAGGTTGTCCAACATCATGTTCACTAA
- a CDS encoding ribonucleotide-diphosphate reductase subunit beta, producing MDESIHGVAVGFFAQNIFKTFSTEKQQELTLWGYEYLLDLYQNEMKYTDDLYAETGLSPEVKKYVRYNANKALMNLGLDTMFPDEEVNPVVMNGISNTGSTYDFFSQKGATYAVAKVAPITDDTFKF from the coding sequence ATGGACGAATCAATCCACGGAGTAGCAGTCGGCTTTTTCGCCCAGAACATTTTCAAAACGTTCTCAACAGAAAAACAGCAGGAGCTAACTTTGTGGGGCTATGAATATTTACTCGATTTATATCAGAATGAAATGAAGTATACCGATGATTTATACGCAGAAACGGGACTATCTCCCGAAGTTAAAAAATACGTACGCTACAATGCGAATAAAGCGCTTATGAACTTGGGGCTCGACACGATGTTCCCTGACGAGGAAGTCAACCCGGTTGTCATGAACGGAATTTCCAATACTGGGTCCACCTATGATTTCTTCAGTCAAAAAGGAGCAACTTACGCGGTGGCTAAAGTGGCCCCTATTACGGATGATACATTTAAGTTTTAA